DNA from Fusarium falciforme chromosome 7, complete sequence:
GCATGTACTTGACTATGGATGAGCTCGAATCTCATGCCGAGACTCTCGGCGTTGGGCCAGATGGTACCTTTGGCAAGCCCATCATTCTCTGCGAATACGGCCATGCTATGGGCAACGGGCCTGGTGGGCTCGAAGACTATGAAGAGCGCTTCCGAAAATACCCCAGGCTTCAAGGTGGCTTTATCTGGGAGTGGGCTAACCATGGTTTGTGGAAGCAGGAAGGCGACAAAGGTTTCTACGCTTTCGGTGGTGACTTTGGCGAGTTCCCCCACGACGGAACATTTGCCATGGGCGGTCTATGCAATAGCGCTCACGATCCGACGCCAGGGCTACTTGAGTACAAGTCAGTCATTCAGCCAGTGCGGGCAGAATTCGTCGATGGCGAGCTGCTTGTTTACAACATGCACGACTTTGTTGGCCTGGAGCACCTGGCAGCAACTTTCAAGGTGGAGGAACTCGGTAACGAGTAAGCTTACTTCTAAGTGTGGAAGTTATACCTTGTAATACTGACATGGGTGATGTAGATCCTCGATTCTTGCAGCTGGGAAGTTCGATCTGCCCCTTATCGACGCCGGCTCGACTGCCAGGATTTCACTGCCCAAGGGGATCGCAAGCCTCGAGAGCGAGCATGAAGTACTTCTTACGGTCCGGTTTTATTTTTCGTTTGATACTGCTTGGGCCCTATCTGGCCATGACGTTGCCTGGGCTCAGTTCACTCTGTCCGAAGCAACGCGTACTCCTTCGCCCTTGCAAGATGCCAGCCTCTCAAACCCGGGCTGCGGTCTCTCGACCACTTCAGTTGGAACCACGCTCAAGGTCAATGGGCCAGACTGGGAGTTTGAGTTTGACAAGACAAGAGGATACCTCAAGGCTTGGAAATGCTCAGGAGTGTCTCTCCTGGAACAAGACCCCCTCACAAAGGTTGCCATGATCCCGTCCATTTGGCGCCCACCCACCAACAACGACGTCCCCTCTGCAGCACCGGAGTGGGAGAGATACGGGGTTGAAGTCATGACTAGTCAGAAGAGATCTTTCGTCTTCAAAAGCGACGAATCTGGGGTGGTTATTGAAGCCGAGACGTATCTTTCTCCCGCCGTCCTGGACTGGGGTCTGATCTGCCGAACTGTGTACAAGATATCGCCTTCAGGATCTCTCGAAATCCGCGTcaaccttcttcctcgcGGATACAACCCACCGAACGTTCCCCGCATTGGACTGGACCTCCGCATGAACCGCGCTTTGGACGGGGTACGATGGCTTGGTCTCGGACCTGGCGAGTCCTACCCCGACAAGCGCAACTCTCAAAAACGCGGCATTTGGAACGCAACATCCGTATCGGATCTTCAAGTTCCCTACGATCTACCTCAAGAGAACGGTAATCGGATGGAAACCCGCTGGCTAACTCTGTCGAACGCGTATGGTCTTGGCATTCGGGCGACCAGCATCCAGGGCGGAGAGCATGACAAGTTCAACTGGACTGCGACTCGACATTCGGCAAAGACTGTCCAAGCAGCGAGGCACCCTTGCGACTTGGTGGAAGAGGACGCAACTATATTACGTCTCGATGCTGAAGTTGCTGGTGTGGGTACAGGGGCGTGCGGTCCTGGAGTTGCAGAGCATCATCTTGTTGGTCTGCGGGAGACGGAGTTTGGGTTCAAGCTCGAGGCATTGCCTCATGGTTCCCTCTGAGTTAATTGCACTGTAGTTAGAATTGACCCGTGTATGCGTTGCATCGCAAAtgccttcccttcccctcACTATTTGCCACCAGGGAAGTTAGACAACTTTTTTTGCCTTTCATTCTTTCTGCTCTTTGCTTGCTTCCCAGTTGGTTCGGTGATAGTCTCCTTTTGATCGTGGCGTAACGAGAGTCTTGTCGTGCCTATGAGGGCATCGCCTAATGTCCGACGGCCTTTGAACAGCCCACTGCCTCCAATTTAAGATGCGCTCTGACCGATTGGATATCCATCTTTCTCATCGCTGTGTGAGAGAGACCGTCGGCCTGAGGATCACTAAACCCGCATCAAGCAGACAAGCGTCAGCCTCCTCGCACTAGCACAGAGGGGGTAGCCATACCAAGAGCCTAAGCGACCCAATAGTCAAGAGGAATGACGAGATGGATACAGGGATTTATCGTGATACGCGTAAAGGTACAACTGTTGAAGTATCCAATACACGTATTCGCTCTCCAAGGTCAAGAGATGCCCACGACTTGGATCAATTGTGTTGTAACTCTCCCGCTCTGTTACTCAACTTCTTTCTCTTAACTCAAAATAAAGCAACGCAGGAAACCTTCCAAGCCAAGCAGTTGCCAGTGTCGCATTACTTCTCCTGCCCAGAGGTGGATCATCTGCTTGATAGCCCAATTCTTTATCCCGATATCATGAGACCTCTATCTGCCTGCAAGGCCTGTCGGTGGGTAATTTCCAGAGTGTCCGTCGGAAAAACAGGCGCGTTATGCTAACACCAGTCACCAGGGACCGCCAGAAGAAGTGCATTCGGCCGCGCCGTGGGACGACTTGCGTCTTCTGCACAAAGCGTGGTCTCCAATGTGATGTTGTGCCAGACCAAAAGCCCGCTTTGCCACAAGGCTATGCTCCTCTAGCTGACCCGAAAGGAGTGGCGCTCCACGCTTCGTCTGCGGCAATCCCTGACCGCGCCTTGTCGAGGGAGCTCATTGATCTCTTTTTCGTTCATGTCCACTTTGCCTTTCCAACCATGTTCCACATGCCCTCCTTCAAAGCGGCTTTTCATAGTGGCACCATTCCCAGAGTCTTGTTCTTTGCCGTCATCGGCCTGTCGGCTCGGTTCTCCGGTCATCAGAGCCTCAGCCATATCAACCCCTGGGACAGGGGCCGCCCGTACGCTCAAGAAGCGGAAAAGTTGCTCGACTTGCATGACACTTCGATAGTAACTATACAGGCCTGCATGCTCCTTGCTGCAAACTTTATTGCGGATGGTGAGGCTATGACAGAATGTGTTTACCTCACCATTGCCTCCCGCATGGCCATGTTGCTGGACCTTCCCAACATCAAAGTCAAGACTCGCGTCGAGCAAGAGATCAACCGTCGAGGTATGAAACTTTCACTTTAAGAAAGATGCCGCGCTATAGGTTTAGAAATTCACTAACCCATGATAGTGTGGTGGTCACTAGTTACGACTGACACTTGGAATAGCTCATCTGTCTCTCTCCCCCGTGCTATTCAGATCCGCCATGACGTTCCTTTGCCAATAAGCGAGCAAGACTTTAGAAATCTTGACTTGAACGAGCCAGCTGAGCATGTCGCATCACCAGCcacgccttcttctccaaacTCATGGCCGTCCCACTCGCTGCTCGCAAGATTCATCAGTCTCAATACCCTTCTCTACGAAGTGAATCAGCTGAATGCTAGAATCGCTACCGAGAAACTATCTAGAGCCCAGACTCATGAGGCCATTGGGGAAC
Protein-coding regions in this window:
- a CDS encoding Beta-galactosidase; its protein translation is MATTRGIPLEQHPGRNDWENEAVFRRNCLPPRSYFIPATALVLNGEWDFHYAPTPWDAPDNLQGEPLGVPEASWSSIEVPGHWQLQGFGHPHYTNVQLPIPVCPPYVPTENPTGTYRRRFRVPVDWDKSSLLCLRFDGVDSAYHLRVNGVLVGYAQGSRNASEFNITEYIDWERDNEVSVTVYQWSDATYIEDQDQWWLSGIFRDVHLIAFPYDSYIRDWFIRTDLDNAFDNGTLKAEIELSKPASGFVRLSIKGLSHDKGTIIAETESILDPESTKLSIELHVSSPKKWTAETPNLYHVEIALGRGETFYTVHQNIGFRKVELLNGLICVNGKPIRFRGVNRHDHHPHRGRAVPLEFIRRDLILMKQHNINAIRCSHYPPDPRFFQLADELGFWVIDEADLECHGFLRSVSRALNLSKSMTYGEKRDLVFGRSAEYISNNPSWRAAYLDRAESMFHRDKNHTSVVIWSLGNESFYGQNHDSMYAFLRESDPSRLLHYEGDVDAKHADMYSRMYLTMDELESHAETLGVGPDGTFGKPIILCEYGHAMGNGPGGLEDYEERFRKYPRLQGGFIWEWANHGLWKQEGDKGFYAFGGDFGEFPHDGTFAMGGLCNSAHDPTPGLLEYKSVIQPVRAEFVDGELLVYNMHDFVGLEHLAATFKVEELGNESSILAAGKFDLPLIDAGSTARISLPKGIASLESEHEVLLTVRFYFSFDTAWALSGHDVAWAQFTLSEATRTPSPLQDASLSNPGCGLSTTSVGTTLKVNGPDWEFEFDKTRGYLKAWKCSGVSLLEQDPLTKVAMIPSIWRPPTNNDVPSAAPEWERYGVEVMTSQKRSFVFKSDESGVVIEAETYLSPAVLDWGLICRTVYKISPSGSLEIRVNLLPRGYNPPNVPRIGLDLRMNRALDGVRWLGLGPGESYPDKRNSQKRGIWNATSVSDLQVPYDLPQENGNRMETRWLTLSNAYGLGIRATSIQGGEHDKFNWTATRHSAKTVQAARHPCDLVEEDATILRLDAEVAGVGTGACGPGVAEHHLVGLRETEFGFKLEALPHGSL
- a CDS encoding Zn(2)-C6 fungal-type domain-containing protein, yielding MRPLSACKACRDRQKKCIRPRRGTTCVFCTKRGLQCDVVPDQKPALPQGYAPLADPKGVALHASSAAIPDRALSRELIDLFFVHVHFAFPTMFHMPSFKAAFHSGTIPRVLFFAVIGLSARFSGHQSLSHINPWDRGRPYAQEAEKLLDLHDTSIVTIQACMLLAANFIADGEAMTECVYLTIASRMAMLLDLPNIKVKTRVEQEINRRVWWSLVTTDTWNSSSVSLPRAIQIRHDVPLPISEQDFRNLDLNEPAEHVASPATPSSPNSWPSHSLLARFISLNTLLYEVNQLNARIATEKLSRAQTHEAIGELAANLDTWLTGLPPQLRYTEENMAFWGSQGSGPTFVNMHMNYHHIGQLLFYSSLGASLEVADDSPAYEQTINFATKCKQHAADLCDLIWKAKQRPETDIMHSLVGHDLVTSSTVQIHTLLFSLGDEEIATAKSRLERNFEMITDLHKYWPIVSVTISKLEKFHNACLRYKDATFHLDRWMLQFILEFSQPIQERSEDAIHGGDNVAVFNQLRNLIDV